A genome region from Verrucomicrobiota bacterium includes the following:
- a CDS encoding ATP-binding cassette domain-containing protein encodes MAATTQILREVLVELKGVTVRPPPVEGGRAVEGVDWQLARGEWWVVGGGTWSGKSDLLATMAGLVPPEAGAYFLFGRNVEVLDEDELVRQRLRVGLVFENGGRLFHHLTVSENVALALGYHRNLDAAAAATASAEVLELLGLTHMADALPSRIGRPSRQRAALARALALKPEVLLLDNPLGGLDWRQTAWWIELLAVLAAGHPFLDGQPLTIAVAVDDFCPWRSEGGQFAMIKEGRWQALGGRDTLDATREPALRELMAAG; translated from the coding sequence ATGGCCGCGACCACCCAGATCCTCAGAGAGGTGCTCGTCGAGCTCAAAGGAGTGACGGTGCGGCCGCCGCCCGTCGAGGGCGGGCGCGCCGTCGAGGGCGTGGACTGGCAACTCGCGCGCGGCGAGTGGTGGGTCGTGGGCGGTGGAACGTGGTCGGGCAAGAGCGACCTGCTTGCAACCATGGCGGGTTTGGTGCCGCCCGAGGCGGGCGCCTATTTTCTATTTGGCCGGAACGTCGAGGTTCTCGATGAGGACGAGTTGGTCCGGCAACGACTGCGCGTGGGGCTGGTGTTCGAGAATGGCGGCCGGTTGTTTCATCACCTGACGGTCTCCGAGAATGTCGCACTCGCGCTCGGATACCACCGAAACCTCGACGCGGCCGCCGCCGCGACGGCTTCCGCCGAGGTGCTCGAACTCCTCGGGCTGACTCATATGGCGGACGCACTGCCGTCACGCATCGGGCGACCATCGCGGCAACGGGCGGCGCTGGCCCGCGCGCTGGCTTTGAAGCCCGAAGTGCTGCTCCTCGACAATCCACTCGGCGGACTGGACTGGCGGCAGACGGCATGGTGGATCGAGTTGCTCGCAGTCCTCGCGGCGGGGCATCCTTTCCTCGACGGCCAACCGCTGACGATCGCCGTGGCGGTGGATGATTTCTGCCCGTGGCGGTCGGAGGGCGGGCAGTTCGCAATGATCAAGGAAGGCCGCTGGCAGGCGCTGGGAGGACGCGACACGCTCGACGCCACCCGCGAGCCGGCCTTGCGCGAATTGATGGCAGCGGGGTAG